GCTGGCCGCCGCTGCCCAGCGAGGGAATCAGGAAGCCGTATCCGATCGCCGCCGGAATCCCGGAGATCGCCCCGTCGATGAGCGAGGCACCGACCCGGTAGATCCACGGCGCGAGCAGGTCCCGGTCGATCTCCGGAGTGCCGCCGTACTGGCCGTACTGTCCCGGCTGGCCGTACTGGCCCTGGTCGTACTGTCCCGGCCGGCCGTACTGCCCGTGGTCCTGGCCCTGGGGGTATGCCTGGCCGTAACCCGGCTGCTGGCCATAACCCTGCTGGCCGTACTGACCCTGCTGCTGTTGTCCGCCGTAACCCTGCTGGCCGCTCTGTCCCTGGGCCTGCCGGCCATAGGGATCCTGAGGCTGCGGAGCACCGTGCCGTCCCGAGGACGGGTCCTCGTCGCGCGCGTCGGGACCCGGCGGGGTCGGTGTACTCACAACCGTCTCCGTTCTGAAGTCACAAGTGAAGGTGGCACTGAATTCGAGCAGGTTAGCGGTCAACACCTGCACCTGGAACCAACTCCGGACCACGGGTCGGGGTTACGGTGAATCCGTGCCCGATCCGACCCTGACCCGACCGTGCGGTCCGCCCGCCGGCACCGCCGAGCACCCGGACGTCGTGCCGTCGGACAGCACGCTGGCCGGCATCGCCGTGCTGGGGGCCGCGGGCCTCGGACTGGCGGCGGCGAACACCGTCTCGGGCGGCCGCTTCGGCGTGCCGTGCCTGCTGCACTCCCTCACCGGACTGGACTGCCCACTGTGCGGTACGACCCGGATGGCCGCCGCCGTGCTGCACGGCGACCTGGCCGGCGCGCTCCGGTTCAACGCGCCGGCCCTCCTCGCGATCCTGGTCCTCGCCTACCTGTGGCTGAGCTGGGTGCTCGAACGCCTCGACGTCCGCGTACGCCTCCCCCGTCCGGCGCCGGGTCCGCGGGCACGGGCGGCGCTGCTCCCGGCGGTGGTGGCGGTGGCCCTGGTCTTCATGGTGCTGCGCAACCTGCCCTGGCCGCCGTTCACCGCCCTGCACGCCTGACCCGCACGTCTGACCGCGCGGATCTATCCCAGCGCCTTCCGGGCCAGGTCGAAGTACTGGTCTCCGCGCACCACGCGGTACTCCGGCCCGAGCGAGGCAGTCACCTCGGCCAGGTCCTGCGGCGTCGTCGACCAGGCGTTCACCCCGATCGAGACGAAGCGCGGCGAGGTGCCGTCCCATCCCTGCGCCGACCGGGCGATGGCGTCCTTGGTCTCCTTCACCCCGCCGACCCCGAGGATGGTGGCCAGCGGCGTTCCGCCCTCGACGAGCCGGGTGGTGGTCGTGCCGGACCAGTTGAGGAAGATCCCCTGCGGCTCGACGTCGGAGACGTACGCCCGGGTCTTGTCGGCCGAAAGGTCGACGTCGTGCCCGTCGACCCGGTTGAGGACGTACACGATCCCCATCCCGGTCGCGTGCATGTACTTCCCGGTCTGTTCGGTGAACGTCGCGAACGTGGCGTCCGGCCACGGCGTCGGGTAGATGTAGCCCGCGCCGGACGGGCCGGCCACCAGCAGGTCGTTGTCGGTCGCGGTGCGCTGGAAGTGGCTGAGGAAGTTCGGCGCGGCGTCGAGGAGCAGCGGGTTGGTGGTCCAGTTGACCGGAACGCTGCCCCGGCCCGGGTTGTCCCACAGGATCCGCAGCCGGTGCTCGTTGTACTGCAGGTTGTCGCCCTCGGACATGGTGAAGGTGACGTAGACCTTGTTCTCCAGCGGCAGTGTGGGCGCGGGTTTCTGCTGGTCCGAAATCGGCGCCCGGGCACCGGAGTGCACGGTGAGGTTCTCGAACCAGTCCGCGGCGAGCACGTAGACGCCGTGCTTCGAGCACAGTTCGGTGCCGCCGAACTCGCCGGCGATGTCCTGGGCGAACCACCCGAGATAGGGCGTGTACGGCTGTACCTCGGACATGATCTGCTCGAACAACTCGCGCTCGGCGTCGAGGTTCGGGTCCAGCCAGAACGTCATCGCCCGGTTGGCCACGGCGTAGTCACGCAGGTACGCGAACGCGACCTTCGTCGGCCGGGCCGGCTCGGTCCTGCTCACCGACACGACGTACTCGTTCCACATCTCCACCGACAGCGTGAGCTTCGACGTCCCGGCGGGCGGGGCGAACCCGTAGACGAAGTAGTGGCTTCCGTCGGCGAACCGGTGCAGCGGCGGGCCCAGGCTGGTCTGGGAGTTGCTGTCGTCGAAGAGGTACGGGTCCTCCGCGTCGGTGCCCGGCACGAAGTCGGCGACCACCTCACCGTCCGCGCGCAATGTCACCTGGTGCACCGCCGGACCCCAGCCGTCGTCGGTGAACGCGTCGTCGAAGCGCACCCACACGCCGTCGCCGCCGAGCTGGGAGGTGAGATCGAACTCGTACACCTTCCGGTTGGAGGCGTCGTGCAGGTGGGCGTCCACCTTGGCGATCGTCGTGTAGTACGACGGGAGGCCCGGCGGCAGGCTGACGTCCTTCAGCGGCGGCAGGCCGATCAGCATCCTGTGGGTGGTCTGCGGCCAGAGGTTCTCGAACTGCCAGCGGTAGGCGTCGATCCGGCTGGTGAACCGCCCGCGCAGGTCCTCCACCACCTTCACGCCGTACTTCTTCGCCAGCGTCCCCGCCAGCTCCGGGCCGACGGCGAGGAGGTTGCGCAGGCCGGCGAGGGTGGTGGCGACGTTGAGCGAGTCGGGCACGGCGGGGTCGTACACGACGCTGCCCCGGACCGCGCCGCGGTACTTCCCCACGAGGGTCCAGAAGTCGTCGTGCACGGTGGCGGACACGTCCAGGTCGCGCAGCCAGGTCAGCCGGCCCTCGCCGTTGGTGGCGTCGTCGCCGATGAGGTAGATCTGCGGGCGGACCCGGTTGACCAACCCCTGCAGGGTTCCCAGCATCAGTTTCTCGTCACCCGACAGGCCGGTGATGTCGACGACGTCGAGGGCGCGGACGGGCGCGAAGTGCGGCAGCGCCTGCCCCTCCGGCCAGCTGATGCCCGACCGCGACTGCGTGGCCGTCGAGGTGACTCCGATGGCGGGGCCTCCGGTCGCGGCTTGCGCGGCCCCCGGAGCGAGCACGTTCGGCAACGTCGCCGCACCGAGTCCGGCCACGACCATCCGGCCGAAGGTTCGCCGTGAGTACTGGTTGTTCGATGTCATCGATCGTCACACCGCCTGGTGGGTAAGCGCTGTCCACGCACTGGGAAAGGGGATCCGGACACACCCGGCCACCGCGGTGGCGGATCCGGAGAGCTGCCTCCCCGCGCACCGGCGTACGGGAGTTACCGAGGAACTGGCGTACGGAAGATCAGACGTGCCGAGTTGCGGACGTGCCGAGGTGCGGACGTGCCGAGGTGCGGACGTGCCGAGGTGCGGACGCTCGGGGAGGGCCGACGTGCGAGGACGTGCGGGAAAACCACGAACAGGCTGACGTACTGGGAAACGACGAGCAGGTGCCCGCCCCCGGGCGCTAGCGATTGTGGTGCGTCGGGGTGTGCGCGGACAAGATCACTGGCCAGAGCAGGCCGCGTTGGTGCGGGCTGCTCCGGCCAGTGACGACGAGCCGGTGGTGCCGAAAGACCTATCGCGTACGCAGCACCTCGGCCAACTGGTCCACCGCCCACTCCAGGTCGGCCTGCTCGATCACCAGGGGCGGCGCCAGCCGGATCGTCGAGCCGTGGGTGTCCTTGGCCAGAACGCCCCGCTCGGCCAGCGCGGCGCAGATGTCGCGGCCGGTGCCGAGGGCGGGGTCGACGTCGATGCCGGCCCACAGACCGGCGGTGCGTACGCCCACGAGTCCCTTGCCCACCAGGCTGTTCAGGCGTTCGGCGAGGACGGTGCCCAGAGCCGCCGCCCGGCGCTGGTAGCTGCCGTCGGCGAGCAGGCGCACCACGGCCCGGCCCACCGCACACGCCAGCGGGTTGCCGCCGAACGTACTGCCGTGCTGGCCCGGGCGAACCACGCCCAGCACCTCCGGAGAGCCGGCCACCGCCGAGACCGGCACGACTCCGCCGCCCAGTGCCTTGCCGAGGATGTAGAGATCGGGAACGACGCCTTCGCGGTCGCACGCGAACGTGGTGCCCGTCCGTCCCAGCCCGGCCTGGATCTCGTCGGCGAGCAGGAGTACGCCCCGCTCGGTGCACGTACGCCGGACGTCGCGCAGGTAGCCCTCCGGCGGCACGATCACCCCGGCCTCACCCTGGACGGGTTCGATCAGCACGGCGACGGTGGTGTCGTCGATCGCGTCGGCGATCGCGCCCGCGTCGCCGTACGGCACGGTCACGAAGCCCGGCGTGTAGGGGCCGTAGTGGTCGCGGGCGTCCGGGTCGTCGGAGAAGCTCACGATCGTGATGGTGCGGCCGTGGAAGTTCCCGGCCGCGACGATGATGGTGGCCCGGCCGTCGGGGACGCCCTTGCGTTCGTACCCCCACTTGCGGGCCACCTTCAGCGCGGTCTCCACCGCCTCCGCGCCGGTGTTCATCGGCAGCACCATGACGTCCGGGGACGCCTGGGCCGTCGCGCCGTACGCCGGGTTCGAGGTCGCGACCAGGCCGGCGAGCTCGGCGCAGAAGGCACCGAACTGGTCGTGGTGGAACGCCCGGCTGATCAGCGTCAGCCGGTCCAACTGCTCCCGTGCCGCCGCGAGGATGGCCGGGTGGCGGTGCCCGAAGTTCAGCGCGGAGTACCCCGCCAGGCAGTCGAGGTAGCGCCGGCCGTCCACGCCCGTCACCCAGGCGCCCTCGGCTTCGGCGGCGACGACCGGCAGGGGGTGGTAGTTGTGCGCGGCGTACCGCTCGGCGAGTGTGATCTGCTCCGCGGTCCGGTCCACGGCCGAGGCCGTCAGGTCATCGAGCATCCGAGGCTCCCGCTCCCGCCGCACCCGCTGTGCCCGCCGCACCCGCCGTGGCCACGCCGCCTTCGACCGAGCCGGGACGGATCTCCAGGGTGCAGCACTTGGGGCCGCCACCGGACTTGCGCAGCTCGGACAGGTCCACCGGCACCGGCACGTACCCACGCTCGGCGAGCTTGCGGGCCAGCGCGGTCGCCTGCACGGGCAGGACGACGTTGCGGCCGTCCGACACCGCGTTCAGGCCCAACACGACCGCGTCCGCCTCCTCGGCGAGCACAGCGTCCGGGTACAGCTCGGCCAGCACCTGCCGGCTCTCCGGCGCGAATGCGTCCGGGTAGTAGGTGACGTTGTGCTCGTCCAGCACCGACAGGGCGGTGTCCAGGTGGTAGAAGCGCGGGTCGACCAGGTGGAGCGTCACGACCGGCCGGTCGACGTACTCCGCGAGTTCGCGGTGGGCCGCCGGGTCGGTACGGAAGCCGGTCCCGGCGAGGATGCGGTCCGGCGTGGTGAGCAGGTCGCCCTCGCCCTCGGCCACGGACAGCGGGAGGTACGCGTCGCGTACGCCGTGCTCGACTCCGTGGGTCTTGAACCACTCGAGGTAGCGGGTGGCCTCCGGCATCCGCTCCAGGTGCCGGAAGCGCGAGCCGAATGCCAGCCCGTCCACCACCACGGCGCCGTTCGCGGCGAACACCATGTCCGGGAGGCCCGGCGCGGGGTCGATCAGGCTCACCTCGTGACCGAGGTCGAGATAGGTCCGGCGAAGGCGCTCCCACTGGGCGATGGCCAGATCGGTGTCGACCGCGTTCTCCGGGTGCATCCACGGGTTGATCGCGTACTCGACGGCGAAGTACGTCGGCCGGCACATGAGGTAGTGCCGGCGGGTGGCGGTACGGGCGCTTTCGCGTGCGTGGCTGGGGTTGCCGGAACTGGCGGTCGTGGGCATCGAAGAACCTCCGCGGACATACGGACGGGGGCGCGAGCGGCCGCCGCGAACTTCCCTGCATCGAGCCTAGGTAGCCACCTACCCGTGACCCAACGCGTTCGGACTGCGCGTGGCCGGTGGTTCGTTGCGTGCTCGGCGCCGTTCACGGCGGATCGTTGCGTGGCCCGTCTGCCGACCGCACCGGGGCGGGTTTGTGCCCGCCAGAACCGCCGGTCCCCTACTTCTGGCCCGCCGCCTGGCCCGGCGTCTCCTGGCCGGTCAGCCCGGGCCGCTCCAGCAGCCGGGAGAGAACCAGCGAACTCCTCGTCCGGGCGACGTACGGCTCGGCGTTGATGCGTTCGAGGACCCGCTCGAAGTGCCCGATGTCGGCGGCGAGGATGTGCACCAGGGCATCCGCCTCGCCGGTCAGCGTGCAGGCCGCCACCACCTCCGGGAAGCGCGCCACCCCGGCCCGGATGGTCGCCGGCGAGGTCTTCCCCTGGCAGAACAACTCGACGTACGCCTCGGTGGTCCACCCGAGCGCGCGCGGGTCGACCTTCGCGGTGAACCCGGTCACCGCCCCCGCCTGACGGAGCCGGTCCACCCGGCGCTTCACCGCCGGCGCCGAGAGCCCGACCTGTCCCCCGATCTCGGCGAAGCTCGCCCGGCCGTCCTCGAGCAGCATGGCGACGATGCGTTCGTCCACGGGGTCAAGCCGCACGCTCGCTCCTCCTCGTTCCGGCGCAGGGTGCGGGTGCCCGCCGACTCGTCCGCCTGTTTTCGTCCAACCGCCCTGCGTCCAACCAGCCCTGCGTCCAACCGCCCTAAACTCTGCACCCGTGACCGGGTACCGCGCATCCGATCCCCCATCCGTTCCAGCCGGCGACGCCGCCCCCGTCGCCGATCCGGAGGCGCCTGGAACGTCTGCACCACCTCGGGTCGACTGCCGGGCCGCGATCCTCGTCAACGGTCTCCCCGCCTCCGGCAAGTCGACACTCGCCCCCCGGCTGGCCCGGGCGCTCGGCCTTCCGCTGTTCGCCAAGGACGTCATCAAGGAGACCCACGCGGACGTACTCGGCGTGGACCCGCCCGACGGCCGGCCCCAGCGGGCCTGGAACGCCGCCCTCGGGCGGGCGGCCAGCGAGACGATGTGGGCACTGCTCGCCGAGGCGCCCCTCGGAGCGGTACTGGAGAGTTCGTGGCGAGCCGACGTACGTCCGCTCGTCCAGGCCGGGCTGGACCGGGCGAGAGTGGCGCGGACGGTCGAGATCTGGTGCGACGTGCCCGCCGACGTCTCCTACGACCGCGACCGGGCCCGGTGGGCGAGCCGGCACCGGATCCACGGCGCCCGGATCTCCGAGGCGGAGTGGACGGCGATGGTCGCCGACGGCCGGCCGCTGGCGATCGGGCCGGTGCTGCGGGTGGACACCACCGGGCCGGTCGACGTCGACGCGCTGACCACCTGGTGTCGTACGCACCTGGCGTAGGGCACGGCCACCGCGGCTCCCGTACCTCCAATCAACCATGCCTGGTACGGCGAGAACAAGACTGCAGTTTTCCCTTCCAGGGCAGCAGAATCGCTGTCCATGACCTGGGATCCGTTCGGGACGATCGCCAACACGCTGTGGCTCGGCGGCGGGCAGTGGGCCGGCAAGTCGACGGTGGCCCGCATCCTCGCCCGCCGATGCGGAATCACGGCGTACCACTACGACTACCACGACGCCCGCGGGCACGACGCGCGCCGCGTCGCCGACCGGGCCGCGCGCGGTGAGCCGCTGACCGCGCCGGACCCGGACGAGGTGTGGGTCCGGCGTACGCCTGCCGAGATGGCGCGGGACGCGCTGGAGGAGTTCGGCCGGAGGTTCGAGTGGACGCTGGACGACCTGCGGGGACTGGTGTCCGGGCGGCCGATCCTCGCTGAGGGGTGGGGGCTGCGGCCCGAACTCGTCGGGCCACTGCTGGCGTCGCCGGACCGGATGCTGGTGATGGTGCCGACGGAGAGGTTCCGGCAGCACCAGTTACGCGCACTCCCCCGAGCCCGCAAGCTCGGCGTGTCCGTCGGCGATCCCGAACGCGCCCAGGCCAACCGGGTGGACCGGGACCGGCTGCTCGCGGAGTCGGCTGCCGGCGCCGCCCGCGAACGCGGGATACGCGTCCTGCGCGTGGACGGAAGCCTGGACGCCGACCAGGTGGCCACCGAGATCGCCGGCCACTTCGCGCCCTACCTGGCCCACCTGCGCTGACCGGGCCGAGAGGTGGACTGTGCGGGAGCGGCGGTCAGGAGATCTTGCTGCCCTCGGAGGATGCATCGGCGATCTCCTGCACCTCGGCCGGGCTGTGCCGGGGCGGGCGGGGGCCGCCGAGGCCCACGACGTGCATGATCTTGCCGGCGAGCAGGGCGACGAGCGTTCCCCCGACCGCGGCGATGAAGAACAGCCACCAGTTGCCGATCACGATCGCCAGACCGGCGACCACAGAGACGGCCAGCAGAAGCCCCACGGTCGTCCACGCCGCCGGGGTGTTGCCGTGGTGGGACTGGGTGGTGCTCTCGTGCTGGTGCTTGTCGCTGGTGTCGCTCATGTCGCTCATGGCCGACCCTCTCTTTCCGTGCCGTGCCTCATTGTGTCGCGGCCCCCGGTCACCGGCGAGCCGGGGTCGCCCGGTCGCGGGGCCGCCGGTCAGTCGCGCGGGCCGGGGTCGGTCGGGTCCTCGCCGCGGTCCAGGGCCGCCCAGGGGTCGTCGTCGGTACGCCTGGCGGCCGGGGCGTCGTACCGGCTGCCCATCGCGGGCCAGGTCCGTCCGCGCACCACCGCGAACACACCGCCGCCCACGATGAGTACGCCACCGGCCACCGCGAGCCAGGGCCAGGCCTCCACCGTCATCGTGGACGCCCGGGTGCTCCCTCCGCCGCCTCCGCTTCCCGCTCCGCCGGCGATCGCCCGGCGCACCGCCGCGTCCGCGACGGATGCGGTGCGGGTCCAGAACATCGCGCACGAGGCGACCGCGGCGGCTCCGGCCAGCGCGACCAGCGCACCGGCGACCTGGCGGCCGCGCCCTCTGGTGGCCAGCACCGCGAGCACTCCGGCGAGGCCGAGGTACCCGGCCGAGCGGACCAGCGGGGCCGCCTGCGCTCCGGTGACGGAGGTGCTCACCGCGGGGTAGTGGGGAATCGCCCACCGGGCCGCGAGCCAGGTGCGCCCGGCGGCCCACACGACCAGG
This sequence is a window from Actinopolymorpha sp. NPDC004070. Protein-coding genes within it:
- a CDS encoding DUF2752 domain-containing protein translates to MPDPTLTRPCGPPAGTAEHPDVVPSDSTLAGIAVLGAAGLGLAAANTVSGGRFGVPCLLHSLTGLDCPLCGTTRMAAAVLHGDLAGALRFNAPALLAILVLAYLWLSWVLERLDVRVRLPRPAPGPRARAALLPAVVAVALVFMVLRNLPWPPFTALHA
- a CDS encoding Trp biosynthesis-associated membrane protein encodes the protein MNPATPASSEAPKPAARRQFLLALALVLAGAALVVWAAGRTWLAARWAIPHYPAVSTSVTGAQAAPLVRSAGYLGLAGVLAVLATRGRGRQVAGALVALAGAAAVASCAMFWTRTASVADAAVRRAIAGGAGSGGGGGSTRASTMTVEAWPWLAVAGGVLIVGGGVFAVVRGRTWPAMGSRYDAPAARRTDDDPWAALDRGEDPTDPGPRD
- a CDS encoding Lrp/AsnC family transcriptional regulator; the encoded protein is MRLDPVDERIVAMLLEDGRASFAEIGGQVGLSAPAVKRRVDRLRQAGAVTGFTAKVDPRALGWTTEAYVELFCQGKTSPATIRAGVARFPEVVAACTLTGEADALVHILAADIGHFERVLERINAEPYVARTRSSLVLSRLLERPGLTGQETPGQAAGQK
- a CDS encoding GxGYxYP domain-containing protein encodes the protein MTSNNQYSRRTFGRMVVAGLGAATLPNVLAPGAAQAATGGPAIGVTSTATQSRSGISWPEGQALPHFAPVRALDVVDITGLSGDEKLMLGTLQGLVNRVRPQIYLIGDDATNGEGRLTWLRDLDVSATVHDDFWTLVGKYRGAVRGSVVYDPAVPDSLNVATTLAGLRNLLAVGPELAGTLAKKYGVKVVEDLRGRFTSRIDAYRWQFENLWPQTTHRMLIGLPPLKDVSLPPGLPSYYTTIAKVDAHLHDASNRKVYEFDLTSQLGGDGVWVRFDDAFTDDGWGPAVHQVTLRADGEVVADFVPGTDAEDPYLFDDSNSQTSLGPPLHRFADGSHYFVYGFAPPAGTSKLTLSVEMWNEYVVSVSRTEPARPTKVAFAYLRDYAVANRAMTFWLDPNLDAERELFEQIMSEVQPYTPYLGWFAQDIAGEFGGTELCSKHGVYVLAADWFENLTVHSGARAPISDQQKPAPTLPLENKVYVTFTMSEGDNLQYNEHRLRILWDNPGRGSVPVNWTTNPLLLDAAPNFLSHFQRTATDNDLLVAGPSGAGYIYPTPWPDATFATFTEQTGKYMHATGMGIVYVLNRVDGHDVDLSADKTRAYVSDVEPQGIFLNWSGTTTTRLVEGGTPLATILGVGGVKETKDAIARSAQGWDGTSPRFVSIGVNAWSTTPQDLAEVTASLGPEYRVVRGDQYFDLARKALG
- a CDS encoding RDD family protein, producing the protein MSTPTPPGPDARDEDPSSGRHGAPQPQDPYGRQAQGQSGQQGYGGQQQQGQYGQQGYGQQPGYGQAYPQGQDHGQYGRPGQYDQGQYGQPGQYGQYGGTPEIDRDLLAPWIYRVGASLIDGAISGIPAAIGYGFLIPSLGSGGQPSSAALSVASLLYLVSFVFSLWNVVFRQGKTGQSIGKQVLNIKLVRESDGQPLGAGTTFVRGLAHFLDALACYVGYLWPLWDKKRQTFADKLMSSLVIKL
- a CDS encoding HGxxPAAW family protein; the encoded protein is MSDMSDTSDKHQHESTTQSHHGNTPAAWTTVGLLLAVSVVAGLAIVIGNWWLFFIAAVGGTLVALLAGKIMHVVGLGGPRPPRHSPAEVQEIADASSEGSKIS
- the rocD gene encoding ornithine--oxo-acid transaminase; this encodes MLDDLTASAVDRTAEQITLAERYAAHNYHPLPVVAAEAEGAWVTGVDGRRYLDCLAGYSALNFGHRHPAILAAAREQLDRLTLISRAFHHDQFGAFCAELAGLVATSNPAYGATAQASPDVMVLPMNTGAEAVETALKVARKWGYERKGVPDGRATIIVAAGNFHGRTITIVSFSDDPDARDHYGPYTPGFVTVPYGDAGAIADAIDDTTVAVLIEPVQGEAGVIVPPEGYLRDVRRTCTERGVLLLADEIQAGLGRTGTTFACDREGVVPDLYILGKALGGGVVPVSAVAGSPEVLGVVRPGQHGSTFGGNPLACAVGRAVVRLLADGSYQRRAAALGTVLAERLNSLVGKGLVGVRTAGLWAGIDVDPALGTGRDICAALAERGVLAKDTHGSTIRLAPPLVIEQADLEWAVDQLAEVLRTR
- a CDS encoding AAA family ATPase, whose amino-acid sequence is MTGYRASDPPSVPAGDAAPVADPEAPGTSAPPRVDCRAAILVNGLPASGKSTLAPRLARALGLPLFAKDVIKETHADVLGVDPPDGRPQRAWNAALGRAASETMWALLAEAPLGAVLESSWRADVRPLVQAGLDRARVARTVEIWCDVPADVSYDRDRARWASRHRIHGARISEAEWTAMVADGRPLAIGPVLRVDTTGPVDVDALTTWCRTHLA
- the ddaH gene encoding dimethylargininase; the encoded protein is MPTTASSGNPSHARESARTATRRHYLMCRPTYFAVEYAINPWMHPENAVDTDLAIAQWERLRRTYLDLGHEVSLIDPAPGLPDMVFAANGAVVVDGLAFGSRFRHLERMPEATRYLEWFKTHGVEHGVRDAYLPLSVAEGEGDLLTTPDRILAGTGFRTDPAAHRELAEYVDRPVVTLHLVDPRFYHLDTALSVLDEHNVTYYPDAFAPESRQVLAELYPDAVLAEEADAVVLGLNAVSDGRNVVLPVQATALARKLAERGYVPVPVDLSELRKSGGGPKCCTLEIRPGSVEGGVATAGAAGTAGAAGAGASDAR